In Ananas comosus cultivar F153 linkage group 7, ASM154086v1, whole genome shotgun sequence, the sequence GgagaaaaataatgtaatttttagAAGCCAATCTTTGATGCATCTGagtaatatattattaaactagACCTAATTAGTCCATGCCATtgaataaaatcaaatttttgtttCTCGAAATGTACAAACAGTTAATAAATCTGTAGGGGCAAATTTTTTCAGCAAAATAGCACTAGCAGCTTGacaagatgttttttttttaagtggcTCACCTTGCTAGAGGTTTCTATTACCTCACATCTATAATCTAGTTCattcttttaataaataaaatggatAGCGTGttacttttttcttaaaaaaaaaaaaaaatgtacaatgGTCGTCTTTTCTGTAATACATATACTAAATATACTAGCATAACAATGGTATATGAGTATGTTAAACTTGCTAGATATTTTCATAGCATGTTTATTTTTCTGGGATAACAATTCAGTAAGGTGGTGTAGGAAAACATAATATGTTTCAAgctaaaactttaatttagctaattttcTCACTATGTTCAGTAACATTTAATACAAATAGCTGATAAATTAAGCATATTCCTAGAAAACTATGAACCATAGGGTTCAATAGGACCAATTAATATTCTGGAGTCACAACATCACATCACAATTGgatgataataataagaaattaaaccaaaaaaaaaagggaaaaaaaaaaaaaggcaaagtGAAGGCTACACCTAATCCAAAGGCATTCACCTAAAAGGATTCTTGAATTTGGGATTATATTGTCTTCACAAATGATTAGACTACATATCTATTGCTTTTGTCTCCCAAAGCCTAAACCTTTCATGTTACTTCTTTTACCTCTTTTACCTCCCAATTCCAATGTCTTTGCTTTTAAAAACCTACCTAGATTTGACTTATGTGGGAACCCATGGGATCATTTCTCCATGTTGGATTGAGCCTAAGTTAGGGCTACAAAActaagttcatatatatatatatatatatagagtccggctatactgcttgtaaaagcactaagtaattggtacttataaattttttactgttagatctatgcttttaatcatttttacccgttagattatattattcaaccaaccacccactcaaccctatagAGGTCccgcatcatcctaaccacacattccttaatcaaagggctgaaaacttacaagtaccaatgactgggtacttttaaaagcataggagctcaattatatatatatatatatatatatatagagtaaggctactatgctatcggaagcacggagcattccgtgcttccagctcgttttcgatgttgcgactttcgaatcgtcaatcggctccgttaaatttgatctagagtatttgaagtacctagaaaataaattatgcgatttttcgatattatttacctagtgaaccaagaggctcaaaatcaacggctgaaaataaaaatcttacaaacgtgataatatgatattaaaattttagatcaaagatattgattttgttttatatagtataaaggattttctatcaaaatttcaggcgatttggatatttcgacaccgttaaacttgcaaacggctcacttcggccattaaaattattgattttgagccccttcgatcactaggcaaatgatatcgaaaaatcataaaatttattttctagatacttcaaatactctagatcaagtttaacagagcccatcgacgattcgaaaatcgcaacatcgaaaacgagctggaagcacggaaggctccgtgcttccgataacatagtagccttactcatatatatatatatatatatatatatatatagagagagagagagagagagagagagagagagagagagagagagagagagagagagagtgttaggctactatactatctatagtaccgagctccggtactatagtgtttgttttcgatcttagggcgttcaaattaacgatccacaccgttaaaactgatctagggtatttaaagtttttagaaataaaattttatatttttccgatatggtttactttatgatcaaactatttcaaaattgtcaatttttaatggctattatgacgagtttggagtttaacggtgtagaagaatctaaatttcttcaaattttgatagaaaatactttaaactatatagattaaggttaacattcttgatcttgaatttaaaagttctatgctcaaattttaaaaattattcaatttccaccgtccattttgatataatttatttactaagtaaacgatatcgaaaaaaattaaaatttaattcctaAGAAATTTATATaccctatatcatatttaacggtgtggatcgttgatttgaacgccctaaaatcgaaaacaaatactatagtaccggagctcggtactatagatagtatagtaacctaattctatatatatatatatatatatatatatatatatgaaaattactATTTGAAAAAAGTTCGGTCGCAGAAAATTATAGATCGAGCATTACCatatattcaaatttgtgaAGAATTATAAAAGATAAGACACACATCTTACTGAATTCTATCGACTCACGGAATTTGTTTATCTCACTATTTTCTTCTCACATCAAGAAATCATCCTGATTAGGCTTGGGAGATGTGAGGAGCGCCGTGTACAGCCTCAGCTTCTCCTCCCCTAGAGAGGAGCACCTCGAAAGCGGCCGCCGCGGCCGTATGAACGACAGCGAGGTGAGCGTCTTCCTGTGCCTGTACCTCCGCCACGCCAGTTGGATCGCCACCGCCGCCCACATCCGCCACCCTGGCGAGTAGTACCGCGCACTCCGCCTCACCTTCTCGTTCACGAACGTGTACCGGAAGTGCTGTGTCACGTACTTCACGTCGCTCGCTTCCAAGCCAAATGCTTCGGTAGTCTCGAGCGTCATCTGTTGAGTATAAATGATTAAAACACCGTTCTTTAGTTATTCGGGCTCAAAACTCTAGTTGTTTTATACAGTTCTGTAGTAGCCAAAGCTAGTTATAGAAAAACGATTGTTTCACGTCACCAGAGTGAAAGAAGAAGGCGGGAGCCGCTCCACGAAAGGGCGGCGGAGGCACCAAGAGAGGAGCTCGTCGCCGCTGAAGTTGCCCGGGCCGAGCATGCAGCAGCTCTTGACGCCGTCCCGGAGGACTTGGCTGCTCTGTAAATGGCCTCTCACTATAAACAGCATCCTCTGCACTGGGTCCCCTTCCCTTGTAATCTGAGTGTTTCAAAAGAAATCAAACTAAGAAGTGATCTTATTATAAAGAGATGTAAACGAAGTTAAAAGTAGAATTTGATGCGGATTGTTACGATTTCTCCTTTGGGAAAGATGAGGGACTTGACTCGGTCGCATATGTTCTCCAGTACGACTTCATCCATGTGTTGGAACAAAGGCACctgcaattaattaatatacatacatgtaaaCCTTGTAATTTCAAAGCATATATGAGGATAATTTATTAGCTAGAGCGATTGACATCAACCAATTAAGGTTGAAGCTGGAGTGTGATCAATTGACAATTTGGCAACACGATCCCAACAAGGCCCAAATTGTCGGGTTTGATCCAAAGTCCTAGGAAAAATCAGAGTCGGGTCCGAatcaaattcatatttatagCTAGCTAGGATCTGACCCATTTAACGCCCCTAAGGTAATGGGCCATATGTGGCCCAGTAGAAACCATGAAAGCTAAAGAAAAGCCTAGTATGAGATCACATTTTTTGGGGGCCCAAATAAGAAGACAATTGGGCCCAAAAGGCCCATGTACCTGCCGGACGAGGTCGAGGCAGAGGTGGTACTTGATGTCCCTCCTCAAGCCCTCCGGAAGGTTCCGAATCATCTGACACTCATCGACGCCCCTCATTGCCGCCCACCGCTGCCGTTCGTACTGCCGCACTCTCTGCCGAAAGCCGTGGGGCAGGTGCTTCCGCTTCATCCACCACTCTACGCTTCGTAGCCTCAGGTTCATCGCTTGCTTCTTCGAGGTAGTTGCATGTAAGAATACCTATTGAGGCAACAGTCATATGTTTAGCAAATAAAAGTCATGAAACTGCTGTATAATCTTTTGTTCCACTGCATTCACTTGAGAGTAACTtagagaaatttttaaaaaaattgtgtttgaaCAGTAACAGTATATAAAAACTCCATACTAGTCAAACGAGCCTAATGTGCTTAATATAGAGAGTGCGCATATATAGTTCCAGGTACCTTGATGTTCCCAATGAGCATGGTCACAAGTAATAAACCTCCTGTGATGGTGATTATGTTGAAGACAATCTCAACCCACTCCGTTGTGCTCTCCAAATTCCCAAAGGTGCTGAGCAATATCACAtattatatcaataatatatcaACACTAAATATGTGTAACTACATATTCATCTCATCACCTACTTAAttacttactatatatatatatatatatatatatatgaacaatgATAAGAACCCCAAAAATTGAAACTTACTAAGGTTATAATAATTAGTAGTCTCACCTGAGAGTCATAAGACCCCAAAATATGGGGAGGAGTATCTTCTCAAGCCTATTAGGGTTTGTGACAAGTGTAACAGTCCACTGGTAAGCACCATATTGGTAGTTGTCACTACTATCAAGGCACATAGCCCTAGCCTGCATGTTCTGAGCCCATGATAACCTCTCTCCTCTGATTGAAGTAGTTGTGCCATAGTATATTGGATCCACACAAGCTATTGTTTTTGCTCCACACCCCTTGGCAACAAAGCATTGCTCTCTGAGGCATTTTGTTGCTCTTTGGATCCCCAGTAAGTACCAACATGCACCCACAGCCTACAACACAAAATTGCTTcttaaatttcatataaattgcAAAACAGTTCAGATTCACACTACTATCTTTAGCGGAGACGGATTGGATTCATTAGAATCGAGTTAATTTTAGTCAAGTCAGTGATGAATGAATTTGGTGAAtctatttgtttttttgtttcacttcgtttatttctttttgaaataaacttagttaaaaatatgaatcaattaggattcgaatttggaatctcgggtaccaaccagcaaactctttgtcacttgcactAGGAATAGTCGGTGGTGAATCTATTTGTTAATGTCAAATTTTTTGTAGCTGATAACATCACCCGATAAATTTGGTCTGGCTAATTAGTATGTAACTTTTGGCCATTTTTCCATTGGCTGGACTCTTGGCTCATTTCGGCtcattggtttttttttttttcttttttccctctgAGATATTATTtggagaaaaatgagaaaaaatcgTGATTAAAAGGTCAGCAAGaaacaaacaatatatatatatatatatatatatatatatatatatatatatatatatatatatatatatatatataNATATAAAGGTGATCTTAACtgcagagaaagaaaaaaaaaatcagaataaaaatCGGACTCACATGTGATGCCACAAAGTAGGCCATCAAATTAAGCGCAATGCCCCACCAAATAGTCCCAAAAATATATCCCGAGAAATTTTGCATGCGTCGCAGGAAACAAACCGAGTGGTAAATCTTTGGAAGGTACTCGAAGAGAAACATTATTAGCAGAACAGTCATCACTGTTGTCGTTGATCCTCTCCTTATTAGAGCTGGAGCTGCTACCCACATCACAACCTACATTATTTATTCAAACATCTCAACATCTCTCGTGTCACATACATAATTTCAAAAGTAGATGAGATAAAGAAAATTTGTAAAGGATTAATCAGTTCTTTCGATCGAGCAGtgtataattatttatacaCCGGTCATCTCGTAATCTTGTAAACCTCTTTATAATTATGGGCATATATAGTATTACTCTTAATTAATAGTAATAGGCGCGGTAATTAATACaactagtaattaattaatattggtTTAATGGATATATATCTAAAGCATCTTCTCGGTAGTACGATAAAACAGAAATGTTAGTGTCCTATATGATGGTACACTGACACTATTTTCTGAAACACATGCAGTGGTACCCTGTGGCAGAGCCTAATTTGAAAGGTTCCTAACATTATTATTTCTTGTTGATTTTCACTACTTCTGTTCTAAAGAGACATGACATTAGCTTAACTCGATGTATATCCATCTCCTGTAAATTTGCACTGCTTATTTAATTGGCTTAGCTCATGAAATGAAAGTAAATCTGTGAATTAATTATaggaaaaacatatataattaacttCCGATTGAAGTAGACAATGAAATGTTAAAGTTAAGCTGTTTATATGGTGTTAAAGTGGGACTTGCACATAAACACAATTTTGTTGTGATCTAAGTTtttagtaaaagaaaaaaaaatcgtttTATGTGTAAATTAAAGAAGCTTTTGTGTGTCATTTAAAGAAGAGTGTGGACGGTgcgctacatatatatatatatatatatatatgtataaaagtGCTTCTATATATGAAGTGTGAATCAAATGCCATCCTTTTTTATCTGTATTTTTCCTCTACAATTGCTTACGATCGATATTATCAGTAacgaaatttatttatttcctgtaaattaattaatctgaaatttttaatttgctgTGCAAGGAATAAACGTATCTAGATAAGGCACGTACGCATATATTCCTTGTGAATGGTGGTCATCAtacaaagcatataaatgaattgATCATAAAAAAGATGGTGATGATGATAATGGTAGCGATAGCGACGATGATGACAATTAAAGGTGAATTCACCTGCAACACTGGTAATATCACAAAGAGATCCAACACCAAGCCCTTCTTCGACTTCACGTACGACGTCGACTGCGCCGCCCTGGCCCGGCCCTTCGCAGTCCCTCCCACCTCCATCTCCGCATCCGCCCCCGCTGCCGCCCCGCGGGGCTCTCCGCGGGCCATGCGGAGCTGGACCCAGATGTTCCACACGTGCATGGCGTCGACCATGCACCGGAGCACGGTGACGGTGGCGGTGAACCACCCGTCTACGAACACGCACATGAGCGGGCCGCTGATGGAGAGCGCGTAGAGGAAGAGGGGGTCGACCATGAGCCCGGCGGCGCAGGCGAGAAGGTAGAAGCGGTTCCACTCGCGAATCCACTTGGCCCAAGGGTCTGTGGCCCGGCCCAGCATGCACCGTCTCCTCCCGCAGGCGCTACCGTGCCTGCTCTCAGCGACGGCGGCATCGTCGGTGTTGTTTAATTCTTTTGGGGCTATGGCTGGGGATTCTTTTGTTGACATGGTAGTGAATTTGTGATGGTGTTGAAGGAGGAGGAGCTCCTCAGGACATGGTTGTGGAGggggtgtgtgtgtgagagagagagaagggactATGGCATCCTAGGAGATAAAGGAGGTGTATGTGAATGTTGTTATTAGAGTTTTCACTTAATTGGTTAAGTGTGATAGTGTCCTTCAACATTGGGTGCACATGGATATGACCATGTTGCCCTTCGGTTTTGATCACAATTGGATAACCTATTAGATTAactagcttaattaattaaggtttttt encodes:
- the LOC109712870 gene encoding cyclic nucleotide-gated ion channel 4-like, whose translation is MSTKESPAIAPKELNNTDDAAVAESRHGSACGRRRCMLGRATDPWAKWIREWNRFYLLACAAGLMVDPLFLYALSISGPLMCVFVDGWFTATVTVLRCMVDAMHVWNIWVQLRMARGEPRGAAAGADAEMEVGGTAKGRARAAQSTSYVKSKKGLVLDLFVILPVLQVVMWVAAPALIRRGSTTTVMTVLLIMFLFEYLPKIYHSVCFLRRMQNFSGYIFGTIWWGIALNLMAYFVASHAVGACWYLLGIQRATKCLREQCFVAKGCGAKTIACVDPIYYGTTTSIRGERLSWAQNMQARAMCLDSSDNYQYGAYQWTVTLVTNPNRLEKILLPIFWGLMTLSTFGNLESTTEWVEIVFNIITITGGLLLVTMLIGNIKVFLHATTSKKQAMNLRLRSVEWWMKRKHLPHGFRQRVRQYERQRWAAMRGVDECQMIRNLPEGLRRDIKYHLCLDLVRQVPLFQHMDEVVLENICDRVKSLIFPKGEIITREGDPVQRMLFIVRGHLQSSQVLRDGVKSCCMLGPGNFSGDELLSWCLRRPFVERLPPSSFTLMTLETTEAFGLEASDVKYVTQHFRYTFVNEKVRRSARYYSPGWRMWAAVAIQLAWRRYRHRKTLTSLSFIRPRRPLSRCSSLGEEKLRLYTALLTSPKPNQDDFLM